The DNA region CTACCACGGCATCCCGCGGGCCGAGCGGCGGCGGCGCGCCGATGAACTCCTTGAGCAGATGGGCCTGTCGGACTACCGCAAGTCGAAGGTCGACGACATGTCCGGCGGACAGGTGCAGCGCGTGATGATCGCCCGCGCCCTGATCCACCGCCCGAACGTGCTGTTCCTCGACGAGCCCGCGACGGGTCTCGACCCGCAGGCGCGCCTGTTCGTGCACGAGCGGGTCGCCGAGCTCGCCGAGCGCGGCGTGACGGTGGTCGTCACCACCCACGACATGGACGAGGCCGCCAAGCTGTGCGGCCGCGTCGGCATCGTGGACAAGGGCACCCTGCTCGCCCTGGACACCCCCGACGGTCTCGGCAAGCTGCTGCCCGCGCATTCGACGCTGGCCCTGACGGTGGAGTCGCCGTCGGGCCCGGCGCCCGTGGCGAAGCTCCTCTCCGACCTTCCCGGGGTGCGTCAGGTCGACGAGGTGGACCCGGAGAACCCGCCCGCTGACGGCGGCTTCCGGTTCCGCATCTATACGGACACCGAGCCGGTGGCGGCGCTCCAGCCGGCGCTCGCGGCGCTGACCGGCGGGGACTTCCGGGTGACGGACGTCGGCGTCGGAAAGGTGTCCCTGGAAGACGTCTTTCTCCATCTCACCGGAAAGAATCTGCGATGACTACGTCGGCCACGGCCGCACCGGCCTCGCGGCAGCTGCACACGTTCGGCGCCATCATGTGGCGCGACGTGTTTGTCGCCCTGCGCCAGTTCCCCACGTTCATCGGCCAGGCCATCATCCAGCCGTTCTTCACACTGTTCGTGTTCGGTGTGCTGCTGAGCGACGCGGGCTATGTGGACGGTGACTACAGCTCGGTGCTGCTGCCCGGCGTACTGGCCCTGAACGGATTCCTCGGCGGCATGCAGAACACGGCGCTGCCGCTCGTCGTGGACTTCTCCTACACGCGGGAGATCGAGGACCGGCTCCTTTCGCCGATCTCACTGAGCCTGGTGGCCGTCGAGAAGATTCTGTTCGGCGCGTTGTACGGCTTCGTGGCGTCGCTGATGATGACTCCGGTCGGCATGGTCCTGCTGGATCTGTCGTGGCCGATCAGCAAGACCGTTCCCGCCCTCGGCATCGCCGGGCTCGGCGCCCTCGCGGGTGCCTCGATCGGTCTGTGCCTCGGCACGTCGGTGAGCAGCGACAAGGTGGACGTGATGTTCACGCTGGTCCTGATGCCGCTGCTGTTCACGGGCTCGACGCAGTTCCCGCTGGTCGCCCTGGACGAGGTGCGCTGGTTCCAGGTGATCTGCGGCGCCAATCCGCTGTCGTACGCCAGTGAGGGCATGCGGGCCGTGACGTCGCCGAGCGTGGAGCACGTGCCGCTGCCGATCACGCTGATCGTGCTCGTCGGGTCGATCACGCTGTTCGCGTCCATCGGCATCCGCGGGTTCCTCAAGCGCGCGCAGACGTAGGCGGGTTCAGGGAGGACCACGGGCAGGGGGTACGGCGGAAGGGCCCCGGAGCGCATGCGCTCCGGGGCCCTTGCCGCGTCCCGGGAGGGACCGCCGCGCTGTCAGTCCTCGGGCAGATCGACCGGCGCGAGGTCCGCGAACAGGTCGCCGGGTCCGGGGTTCAACGGCATGGTGGCGCCGCCGAGGTGGCGCTGCACGCCCCAGACGGCGTTGAGGCCCGTCGTCACGGCGCCCTCGGCGAACCCCGCCGTCCAGGAGACGTCGTCGCCGGCGAGGAAGAAGCCGCGCTGACGCGGTGTCAGCTCGGCTTGCATGAAGTGGGTGAACAGGCGCCGCTGGTAGCGGTAGTGGCCCGGCAGGTTCGCCTTGAAGGCGCCCTGGAAGTGCGGGTCGGTCTCCCAGGTCACCGTGCGCGGAGGGGCGATGACGCGGGAGCGGATGTCGACGCCGGGGTAGATGTCGGCGAGCACGTCGAGGACGCCGTCCAGGCGCTCCTCGGGGGTCAGCGGCGCCATCTTCAGGGAGTCGTCGTTCCAGGTGTACGACAGGCACATCACGCCGGGGCGGTCGGGCCCGTCGTCGAAGAGGTAGACGCCGCGCGGCATCCGGTCGGTGAGGGTCGTGCTCATCACGTCCCGGCCGGTGCGCGGGTCCCGCTCGCGCCAGAACGGCCGGTCCACGAGCACGAACAGCTTGGAGGAGCCCATGTAGTGGCTGCGCTCCACGGCCGTCCACACGGGGGTGGGCAGCAGCGCCCGGTCGCAGCGGACGTTGGTGACCAGGGTCCGCTTGTGCGGCGTGAAGACGGCCGCGGGGAAGGCCTGGGAGGCGCCGCCGTGCTCTTGGACGGTGATGCCGCGCGCGGTGCGCTCGATCCGGGCGACGCCGCCGCGGGGGCCACCGCGGTGCAGGGACTCCAGGGAGGTGCCCGTCGGCCAGTGGGCGGCGTCGTCGGGGGCGTGCGACCACAGGCGCAGGGGCAGCTGCTGGGAGCCGCCGACCACGAGGCGGTGGTCGTCCTCGGCACCGGTGTAGACGACCCGCAGGATCTCCAGCATGGAGTTGGGGAAGTCGGTGTCCCAGCCGCCGGCGCCGAAGCCGACCTGGCCGAAGATCTCGCGGTACTTGAAGGACTGGAAGGAGGGCGAGTTGGCGATGAAGCCGTAGAAGGACTGGTCGTCGAGGGCGCGCACCAGCGGGTTCCAGATGGCCTTGATGGCGGCGGTGTCCCGGCGGCGGATCGCGTCGTCCATCGCGAACAGCTCGGCGTGCTCCTGGAGCGTCTTGTCCCAGGCCATCCCGACTTCCTGGTAGATGTCGGGGAGTTCGGTGGCGCGCCGGGCGTAGTGCCGGTCGCCGCCCAGGGCGACGACGGTGCTGCCGCTCGCGGCGGTCAGCGGGTTGGGGAAGGGCCGGGTCTCGAGGCCGACCAGGTCCAGGTAGTGCCGCAGGGCGAGCGCGGACGCGGGGAAGCGCATGGCGCCGAGCTCGGCGACGGCGTCGGGGTGGCTGTCGAAGGCCGCGGAGCGCATGCGGCCGCCCATCTGTCCCGTTTCGTACACCACGGGCCGCAGCCCGAGGCGCAGAAGCTCATAGGCGGCGACGAGCCCCGATATCCCGGCCCCGATCACCGCAACCGGTGTCCCGAACTCCGCTTCCGGTATTTCACCGAGCCCGTGCGCGCTGGACAGCCATTCGTCGTAGGCGAAGGGAAAGTCCGGGCCCAGCATGGTAATGGAATCTGCCGCGCCGGGACGTGAACTGCCGTTGAGGGCAACCAACGGATACTCCTCTGACCGTGGTGGAGGCCGGCCCGGCGGTACGTTCAGACGGCCGCGGTGAGCCGGGCTGCGGCAGCAGGAGAAGGGTCTGCGACGTACGCGGCCGAGCCTTGCCCCACGGGGCCGTCGGGCTCGCGAATCGCCTCCGATGCACGGCGCGTCTGACGGTGCCCTTGATTATGACGACGGCGTCCGGGGGCGGAGTAACCCCTCAACATCCCCTTACGCCTCCTACGTTCACGCACCTCGAGCCCCAGGGGCCCCTCGGCCACCACGGCGACGGGGCCGAAAAAGACACGCGACACGCAATGAGTACTTTAGTAGCGAGACCTCGATCCTGAAGACTGTACGAAAGTCAGGAGACGCCTTGGAATGATCTATGGTGTCCGCACCACGCGCCCCCAAGAGTTCCCGGTACTCAACTGTGCAACATTCGCAATGAAGGAGAGGCTTCATGCATCGAGGGTCGGACGGCCGAAGGTTCGCGGTGCATGATCACCGGCCGGGCGCCGAGCCCGGCGGAGCCCGGCCGGAACCCATGGCCCTGGAGGTACGGCACACGACGGACGGCGGGTCGGGGGCGTGCGGCAGCGATTCGGGGAGCCGGGAGCGCCTCCTGCGGATCGAGCCGCACACGAGCGTGGCAGCGGTCTCCGACGACGACTCCGCGGACCGCTTCCTCGCCCGACTGCTGTGCGACGACAGACCCGGCCGCGCCGTCTCGGTGCACGGCCTCGACCCGTGCGCCGACCCCGCGGCCGTGCGGCGGCTCGTCGGTGTCGTCTCCATGGGCATGCCGTTGCCCGAAGTGACGGTCCACGAGACGCTGGTGACCGCGGGCAGCCACAAGGGCCTCTCGCCGGAGACGGCCACGCAGCGCACGGCGGACTTAACGGACGTCCTCGGGCTCCGGGCCGTCGAGCGGGTCCCGGTGTCCGGCCTGTCCCCGGGGCAGCGCTCCCGCACCGCCCTGGGGTGCGCGCTGCTGCACGTACCGAAACTGCTGCTGCTGTGTCATCTCCTCGATGACGTGGACAGCACGTCGGAGAAGATCATCTGTCGGGTCCTGAGCCGCTACACGGCGTCCACCGGGACCGTGGTGTTCTCCACCCGCTCCTGGCAGATCGCCCACGCCGTCGCGGACCGCGCCTTCGCGGTCCACGACGGCGAGATGTGCCTGGCCTGCCGGTCTGCCGCTCACTGACCGAGCACGGCCCGCGCGCCGCCGGTCACACTCCGGGCGGCCGCGCCTCCCTCCGGTTCTCCACGCCTCCCCAGGTCATCGGATACTCAACTCCGTCTCCCCAGCGGATCGTTGACCGTGGAGAGCCATCAGCACAACGTTGTCATAGCGCGACGGTCCGTGGCCGGACACCCTGTCTGCACATCGTTCCAGCCATGTGGGCGCGCCGCGTCAGGGGGTGTCAGCACGCCGTGTCGGCGAGCAGATCGTGCGGCAGATCCTTGCGCCGGGACACATTCAGCTTGCGGTAGACCCGCGTCAGATGCTGCTCGACCGTACTGACCGTGATGAACAGTTTCCGCGCTATCTCCCGGTTGCTGTGCCCGAAGGACGCCAGTGAGGCCACGCGCCGCTCCGCGTCGGTCAGCTCCTCCGAGGGGCAGCTCTCGCCGTTGCCCGTCGGCCGTTCCACCGTGCTCACCTCGCCGTCGCCGTACGGCAGCAGCTGTTCGCACAGCGCCTCCGCCTGGGCGTCGCGCGCGATGCGCCAGGCCCGGCGCGCCATCATGCGTGCCTGTCCCAGCTCACCGAGGGCGTGGTGGGAGCGGCTGAGCGCTCCGAGGACCCGCACCAGTTCAAGCCGGTCCTCGCACTCCTCCAGTTCCTCGATCGCCTCGTGCAGCGCGTGGTGGTGGCGTCGCAGCCCGGCCACCTCGGCGAGCACCCGCAGAGTCAGCGCGCGGGTGCGCGACTGCCCCGGACCGCACTTGGCCAGCTGCTCCCTGACGAGCCGGTCGGCCTCGGCCTCGCCACCGGTGCGCAGGTGCATCTCCGCGGCGGCGGACCGCCACGGGACGAGCGCGGGCTGGTCGATGCCCCAGCGCGTCATCAGCTCCCCGCAGGTGAGGAAGTCGTCGAGGGCGGGCCGGACCCGTCCGGTGGCGGCGTAGAGCTGGCCGCGGGCGTGGATCAGCTCCAGGCCGTAGCGCGTCTCCGGCAGGCCGTCCGGCACGTGGTGGTCGAGGTAGGTCATGGCCTGGTCGTACTGCCCCATCGCGGTGTGCGCGGAGACCAGGGTGGCCAGGACCGAGCCGATGCCGACGCCCCAGCCGAGCGGCGTCATCCACGCGAGCGCGTTGACGGCGTAGCGGACGGCCTCACCGGCGTTGCCCTGCCTGAGCGCGATCTTCGCCCGGACCGCGGAGAGGGGTGCCTGCCAGCCCGGGCCGCCGAGCTTGGTGGCCTCGCGCAGGAGGGCGTCGCACCAGTGGGCGGCGCGGGTGAGCCGGTCGGAGTAGATCAGGACGTTGAGCGAGCAGGTCAGCGCCTCCAGGTTGGCGTCGTTGAGCGGGGCGCCCTGCAGCACGGCCTCGGCGAGGTCGACCGCGTGCGGGTCGGCGCCGCGGGTGAGCACCGTGGTCAGGGCGGCGCCCGCGCGGCTGCGGGGATCGCTGCCGCGTCCGGTGACAGTGTCGGGATTGCCGTGCGGGGCAGGCCAGTTGTCGGTGCCGACGCGCTCGCGCAGCGCGGGGTAGGTGGTGCGTACGCCACCGGCGGCGAGGTACGCGGAGACGGTGGAGGTCCCCTCGTACGCGCCCTGGCACTTGCGGGCGATCTCGGCGGCCTCCTCGAACCGGCCCTGCCAGAGCAGCCCCGCGAGGAGCGCCGGCACGGCCTGTTCGGTGAGCCAGCCCTCGTCGAACGCGGTGCGAAGGGCGCGCAGATGGGGGCCGACGGTGGACGGGCGGACCCGCCAGACGCAGCGCGTCAGTTCGGCCAGGATCTCGCTGCGCCGGGCGCCGCGCGGGCAGGCCTGTTCGGCGAGCTGCAGGCAGGCGATGGCGAGCGAGACGTCCTCGTCGCGGCGGGCGCGGGTGGCCGTCTCCCACAGCACGTCGAGGGACTCCTCGTCGGTGACCTCCCCGGCGGCGACGATGTGCCGGGCGACGACGGGCGGTTCGGCGCCGCCGCGGCGCAGCAGGTCGGCGGCGCGGCGGTGCAGGTCGATCCGGTCGTCGCGGGTGAGGTCGTCGAGGACGGCGGTTCTCGCCAGCGGATGCCGAAACGTTCCCGCCTCGGCGAGGCCTGCCGACTCCAGGGCGCGGCGGCTGAGCGTGACGGTCTCGTGGTCGAGTTCGAGCAGTCCGGCGAGTGCCGCGTCGGACGCGGCGTCGTCCAGGATCGCCAGGCCGCGGGCGACCGCGAGCACGGAGTCCTCGCCCCGGTGCAGGCAGCTGAGCACGGACTGGCGGTAGGCGTCGCCGACGGTGAGGGCGTGCACGGCGGGAAGGGAGGGGTCGGTGGGGGGTCGGTGGGCGAGGATGTCGTGGGTCAGGGCCCGGATCAGCAGGGGGTTGCCGCCGCTGACGCGGTGGGTTTCGGGGGCGAGGCGACGGGCGGTGGCCTCGTCCAGGTGCTCGCGCAGCATCTCGGCGGTCGCCCGCTCACCGAGGGTGGAAAGGCGCAGCTGGGTCAGTCGGGGGTGGCGCAGGAGTTCGGCGCTGAACATGGGGCGTTCGGCGCGCGGCCCGGTGCGCAGGCCGAGCACGATCACCAGGGGTTTGGCCCGCAGTTCCCGCATGGCGTGCTGCAGGCACTGCAGGGACGGGATGTCGGCGTACTGGACGTCGTCGACGAGGATCGTGAGCGGCCGGCCCTGGGCCGTGGCGTGCAGGGCGGCGGTCAGCGACCGCATGACGTGGGCGCGGACGTGCTCCTCGCGTTCGTGGTCGGGGTCGCGCAGCATGGCGGTGAACCTCGCGTCGTCGAGCAGTTGCTCCACGCGCGCGGCCGCGTCGGCCCCTCGCTGTTCCCCTTGGCCGGGTCGCACCCGGCCGTCCTGCTCCGGCAGGTCCTGCGGCCCCTCGGCCCGGCCCGCGGTCAGGAGCAGTTGGCCGAAGACGGCCATGGGGGTCCTGCGCTCTGCTCGTAAACCCGTCGCCTTGAGGACCGTGTGTCCTCGCGCCTCGGCCTGGTCGGCGACCCCGTTCAGCAGCTCGCTCTTGCCGGTGGCCACCGGCCCTCTCACCACAACAACACGGGAAGGCCCCTCCGCGCTGTTCGCCAGAACCTCCTCCAAGAGAGCCCATTCATCGACTCGCTCGACCAGGCTCATTGTGCGGTTTCCTCCCCGTAAGAAAATTTCGCAAAGTGCACTGGTGCCTTATTTGCATAACGCACTCTCAAGTATCCACTGGAACCGCTTCGCAGGATACCAGGGCATATTCCAGATATCTCTCCCGTGCTTCTGGCGGCACTCAGTCAACAACACAACTATGACTGAAACTTGACGACGAGGTAGCCCCGAAAGAAGTGAGCCCACCTCCCAAATCCGTCATGACTCGCAACGTTCAGCCCTCC from Streptomyces flavofungini includes:
- a CDS encoding ABC transporter permease encodes the protein MTTSATAAPASRQLHTFGAIMWRDVFVALRQFPTFIGQAIIQPFFTLFVFGVLLSDAGYVDGDYSSVLLPGVLALNGFLGGMQNTALPLVVDFSYTREIEDRLLSPISLSLVAVEKILFGALYGFVASLMMTPVGMVLLDLSWPISKTVPALGIAGLGALAGASIGLCLGTSVSSDKVDVMFTLVLMPLLFTGSTQFPLVALDEVRWFQVICGANPLSYASEGMRAVTSPSVEHVPLPITLIVLVGSITLFASIGIRGFLKRAQT
- a CDS encoding ABC transporter ATP-binding protein, whose amino-acid sequence is MKQYASNARRVVDGLSFDVYRGEVFGLLGPNGAGKSTTVGMMTTRVRPTSGSVVIDGVDVVARPREAKRVLAVVPQRNNLDRSLSVRQNLLFHATYHGIPRAERRRRADELLEQMGLSDYRKSKVDDMSGGQVQRVMIARALIHRPNVLFLDEPATGLDPQARLFVHERVAELAERGVTVVVTTHDMDEAAKLCGRVGIVDKGTLLALDTPDGLGKLLPAHSTLALTVESPSGPAPVAKLLSDLPGVRQVDEVDPENPPADGGFRFRIYTDTEPVAALQPALAALTGGDFRVTDVGVGKVSLEDVFLHLTGKNLR
- a CDS encoding flavin monoamine oxidase family protein, whose amino-acid sequence is MLGPDFPFAYDEWLSSAHGLGEIPEAEFGTPVAVIGAGISGLVAAYELLRLGLRPVVYETGQMGGRMRSAAFDSHPDAVAELGAMRFPASALALRHYLDLVGLETRPFPNPLTAASGSTVVALGGDRHYARRATELPDIYQEVGMAWDKTLQEHAELFAMDDAIRRRDTAAIKAIWNPLVRALDDQSFYGFIANSPSFQSFKYREIFGQVGFGAGGWDTDFPNSMLEILRVVYTGAEDDHRLVVGGSQQLPLRLWSHAPDDAAHWPTGTSLESLHRGGPRGGVARIERTARGITVQEHGGASQAFPAAVFTPHKRTLVTNVRCDRALLPTPVWTAVERSHYMGSSKLFVLVDRPFWRERDPRTGRDVMSTTLTDRMPRGVYLFDDGPDRPGVMCLSYTWNDDSLKMAPLTPEERLDGVLDVLADIYPGVDIRSRVIAPPRTVTWETDPHFQGAFKANLPGHYRYQRRLFTHFMQAELTPRQRGFFLAGDDVSWTAGFAEGAVTTGLNAVWGVQRHLGGATMPLNPGPGDLFADLAPVDLPED
- a CDS encoding helix-turn-helix transcriptional regulator — protein: MSLVERVDEWALLEEVLANSAEGPSRVVVVRGPVATGKSELLNGVADQAEARGHTVLKATGLRAERRTPMAVFGQLLLTAGRAEGPQDLPEQDGRVRPGQGEQRGADAAARVEQLLDDARFTAMLRDPDHEREEHVRAHVMRSLTAALHATAQGRPLTILVDDVQYADIPSLQCLQHAMRELRAKPLVIVLGLRTGPRAERPMFSAELLRHPRLTQLRLSTLGERATAEMLREHLDEATARRLAPETHRVSGGNPLLIRALTHDILAHRPPTDPSLPAVHALTVGDAYRQSVLSCLHRGEDSVLAVARGLAILDDAASDAALAGLLELDHETVTLSRRALESAGLAEAGTFRHPLARTAVLDDLTRDDRIDLHRRAADLLRRGGAEPPVVARHIVAAGEVTDEESLDVLWETATRARRDEDVSLAIACLQLAEQACPRGARRSEILAELTRCVWRVRPSTVGPHLRALRTAFDEGWLTEQAVPALLAGLLWQGRFEEAAEIARKCQGAYEGTSTVSAYLAAGGVRTTYPALRERVGTDNWPAPHGNPDTVTGRGSDPRSRAGAALTTVLTRGADPHAVDLAEAVLQGAPLNDANLEALTCSLNVLIYSDRLTRAAHWCDALLREATKLGGPGWQAPLSAVRAKIALRQGNAGEAVRYAVNALAWMTPLGWGVGIGSVLATLVSAHTAMGQYDQAMTYLDHHVPDGLPETRYGLELIHARGQLYAATGRVRPALDDFLTCGELMTRWGIDQPALVPWRSAAAEMHLRTGGEAEADRLVREQLAKCGPGQSRTRALTLRVLAEVAGLRRHHHALHEAIEELEECEDRLELVRVLGALSRSHHALGELGQARMMARRAWRIARDAQAEALCEQLLPYGDGEVSTVERPTGNGESCPSEELTDAERRVASLASFGHSNREIARKLFITVSTVEQHLTRVYRKLNVSRRKDLPHDLLADTAC